The following coding sequences are from one Homalodisca vitripennis isolate AUS2020 chromosome 7, UT_GWSS_2.1, whole genome shotgun sequence window:
- the LOC124366595 gene encoding serine protease snake-like, whose translation MNCPKAMQDLKKRRKVIQCRFTTPQPVVCCEPLDSPKPPPPLPFTGTNSSWPSPAGSKSKQKCREYAEFVFVKSPGFIQAKEEKIDTCVIGEPLITEGENAQPREYPHMALIGYGNRDSIEWLCGGSLISRRFVISAGHCTDSGTKGLARWVRLGDYDISTTSDDKQNLSKSEQYEIIERINHPDYQSPIAYHDLALYRLNREVHLNEYIRPICLHTGDNIAGDGYALATGWGSLGWLRKGSKVLQKVKLQLKPFNVCKVSYRAGPKLQNGIQESSQFCAGDSINGGDTCPGDSGGPLQAALETPYCMYSLIGVTSLGGKPCGGNRPSVFTRVSNYVSWIESIVWP comes from the exons ATGAATTGTCCCAAGGCTATGCAAGACCTTAAAAAGAGAAGAAAAGTCATACAGTGTCGCTTCACAACTCCTCAACCAGTCGTTTGCTGCGAGCCTTTAGATAGTCCGAAGCCCCCTCCTCCACTGCCTTTTACTGGAACAAATTCTTCATGGCCTTCGCCTGCGGGATCTAAGAGTAAACAGA AATGCAGGGAATACGCAGAGTTTGTATTTGTCAAAAGTCCAGGCTTTATCCAAGCAAAGGAAGAAAAGATCGATACCTGCGTAATCGGAGAACCTCTCATCACCGAAGGAGAGAACGCACAACCTCGGGAGTATCCACATATG GCTTTGATAGGCTACGGGAATAGAGATTCTATCGAGTGGTTATGCGGAGGCAGCTTGATCAGCAGGAGATTCGTGATTAGCGCGGGTCACTGCACTGACAGCGGAACCAA AGGACTGGCAAGGTGGGTGCGACTAGGAGATTATGACATTTCCACCACGTCAGATGACAAGCAAAATCTGTCCAAGTCTGAACAGTACGAGATCATAGAGAGAATCAACCATCCAGATTATCAAAGTCCTATCGCGTACCATGACCTCGCTCTCTATAGGTTGAACCGGGAAGTACATCTAAACGAATATATCAGACCCATCTGTCTCCATACGGGAGACAATATTGCTGGGGATGGTTATGCTCTTGCTACTGGATGGGGTAGTCTGGGATGGT TACGTAAAGGTAGTAAGGTGCTACAGAAAGTGAAATTGCAGCTTAAACCATTTAATGTCTGCAAGGTATCCTACAGGGCCGGTCCCAAATTACAAAATGGTATACAAGAGTCTTCCCAGTTCTGTGCCGGAGACTCGATAAACGGTGGAGACACCTGCCCG GGTGATTCTGGCGGGCCGCTCCAAGCTGCCCTGGAGACACCTTATTGCATGTACAGCCTAATAGGTGTCACCTCCCTTGGTGGCAAACCGTGTGGCGGGAACAGGCCTAGCGTCTTCACAAGAGTCTCTAATTACGTCTCCTGGATAGAGAGCATCGTCTGGCCTTAA